A window of the Lactuca sativa cultivar Salinas chromosome 7, Lsat_Salinas_v11, whole genome shotgun sequence genome harbors these coding sequences:
- the LOC111905614 gene encoding protein transport protein Sec24-like CEF, translating into MATPGGPRPGNLPPNYNPNSIANNMQNLQINRPNQPPNSGGGPRGPPPPFGHQPRPQPFPSSPFPGAPPPGVVPRGAMPPPSGPPQAALPPFMASNRPTGGGPPGSNQPPPSSSRPMAPPGLRPGPFATSPGGGPGPGGPLSNGPPAFGPVGMQGGPTNPPRPLGGPPPPRQTMPPGPSLLGQSMHSGIGSQSMNALPRPVQPAPPFSAPPPGGIPPPFSSQGQGIPPFGSQPWQMQSRQNMPPGPPPPTSGSPQPPRMFGMQPSLPNQQSMATISPTMGPTVGTGPSRIDPNQIPRPIPSSSILLHETRQGNQANPPPPASSEFIARDTGNCSPRYMRCTINQIPCTSDLLTTSGMPLALLVQPLALPHPSEEPIQVVDFGESGPVRCSRCKGYINPFMKFIDQGKRFICNLCGFTDETPREYQCNLGPDGRRRDADERPELCRGTVEFVATREFLVREPMPAVFFFLVDVSMNAIQTGATAGACSAISRVVADLPEGPQTLVGIATFDSTIHFYNLKRALQQPLMFLVPDIHDVYTPLPSDVVVQLSECRQHLDLLLESIPTMFQNNKTADSAFGAGMKGAFLAMKNTGGKLLVFQSVLPSAGIGALSAREAEGRSNISSGEKEPHKLLQPVDRTLKTMAIEFAEYQVSVDVFITTQSYVDIASVSVVPRTTGGQVYYYHPFSALSDPAKLYNDLRWNVTRPQGFEAVMRVRCSQAVQVEEYFGNFCKRIPTDIDLPAIDCDKTIMVTLKHDDKLQDGTECAFQCALLYTSVYGQRRIRVSTLSLPCTTMLSNLFRSADLDTQFSCFLKQAAIEIPSSPLVQVREQVTNLCINILHSYRKFCATVSSSGQLILPEALKLLPLYTLALIKSIGLRSDGRIDERSFWINYVLPLSTQLAIPLVYPRMISIHDLNSKETDGCVIPHAIPLCSEHVSDDGIYLLENGEDCLVYIGNSVDPDIIRKLFGVSSLDEIPTQFVLQQYGNPLSKKLNEVINEIRSQRCNYLRMKLCKKGDQSGMLFFSYMVEDKSPNGLSYVEFLVHVHRQIQSKMN; encoded by the exons ATGGCAACTCCCGGTGGACCTAGACCCGGTAATCTCCCGCCTAATTATAACCCTAATTCGATTGCCAATAACATGCAAAACCTGCAAATCAATCGCCCTAATCAGCCACCAAATTCCGGTGGTGGACCTAGAGGTCCGCCTCCCCCTTTTGGACACCAACCCCGACCACAACCTTTTCCTTCATCCCCGTTTCCCGGAGCACCACCACCTGGTGTTGTTCCTAGAGGTGCAATGCCACCACCTAGTGGACCACCGCAAGCTGCATTGCCACCTTTCATGGCCTCTAATCGACCAACTGGTGGTGGTCCTCCTGGTAGTAACCAACCTCCTCCATCTTCTTCAAGACCAATGGCTCCTCCAGGTCTTCGTCCAGGTCCCTTTGCAACCTCCCCTGGTGGTGGACCTGGACCTGGTGGTCCATTGAGTAATGGACCGCCAGCTTTTGGACCAGTTGGCATGCAAGGTGGTCCTACCAACCCTCCAAGACCATTAGGAGGACCTCCACCACCTCGACAAACCATGCCACCTGGTCCTTCCCTTTTGGGGCAAAGTATGCATTCAGGCATTGGAAGCCAGTCCATGAATGCATTACCAAGGCCAGTACAACCAGCTCCACCTTTTTCAGCACCACCTCCAGGTGGCATACCTCCTCCTTTTTCATCCCAGGGTCAAGGTATACCTCCATTTGGATCTCAACCATGGCAAATGCAATCTCGTCAA AACATGCCACCTGGCCCACCTCCACCTACCTCTGGCTCTCCTCAACCTCCCAGAATGTTTGGGATGCAACCATCACTTCCAAATCAACAATCAATGGCTACAATATCACCCACCATGGGCCCCACTGTAGGCACAGGACCTTCAAGAATTGACCCTAACCAAATCCCCCGCCCTATTCCATCTTCCTCTATACTTTTACACGAAACCCGCCAAGGAAATCAAGCCAATCCTCCACCG CCTGCTTCAAGTGAATTCATTGCAAGGGATACTGGAAATTGTAGTCCAAGGTACATGAGGTGTACAATTAATCAG attcCATGCACTTCTGATCTATTGACCACATCCGGGATGCCATTGGCTTTATTGGTGCAACCCTTAGCCCTCCCTCATCCATCTGAGGAGCCTATTcaa gTAGTTGATTTTGGTGAAAGTGGGCCAGTTCGATGTTCACGTTGCAAAGGTTACATTAATCCATTCATGAAGTTTATTGATCAAGGAAAACGATTTATCTGTAACCTCTGTG GTTTTACGGATGAAACTCCCCGTGAATATCAGTGTAATTTAGGTCCAGATGGAAGAAGGAGAGATGCTGATGAAAGGCCTGAGTTATGTAGAGGAACAGTTGAATTTGTTGCTACAAGAGAATTTCTG gttCGGGAACCAATGCCAGCTGTCTTTTTCTTTCTTGTTGATGTATCAATGAATGCAATACAAACAGGTGCTACAGCTGGAGCTTGTAGTGCTATTAGTCGAGTTGTTGCTGATCTTCCA GAGGGTCCTCAGACACTTGTGGGAATTGCTACATTTGACTCAACTATCCATTTTTATAATCTGAAACGCGCTTTGCAacag CCATTGATGTTCTTAGTGCCAGACATACATGATGTTTACActcctcttccttcagatgtcgtTGTTCAACTTTCTGAG TGTCGTCAGCATCTAGATTTGTTGCTGGAAAGCATCCCAACTATGTTTCAGAATAATAAAACAGCTGATTCAGCTTTTGGTGCTGGAATGAag GGTGCTTTTTTGGCAATGAAGAATACTGGAGGAAAACTTTTGGTATTTCAATCAG TCTTGCCTTCTGCTGGAATTGGAGCTCTTTCTGCTAGAGAAGCAGAAGGAAGAAGTAATATATCTTCAGGAGAAAAG gaACCTCATAAATTACTTCAACCAGTTGACAGGACTTTAAAGACAATGGCTATTGAATTTGCAGAGTACCAG gttTCTGTTGATGTATTTATAACAACACAAAGTTATGTGGACATTGCTTCAGTTTCCGTTGTTCCAAGGACAACTGGAGGACAG gtGTACTATTATCACCCTTTTTCTGCTCTCTCTGATCCCGCAAAACTTTATAATGATCTTCGATGGAATGTCACAAGACCTCAAGGTTTTGAAGCAGTAATGCGTGTCAGATGCAGCCAG GCTGTTCAAGTAGAAGAATACTTTGGTAACTTCTGCAAACGCATTCCTACAGACATTGATCTGCCTGCG ATTGATTGTGACAAAACGATAATGGTAACCTTAAAACATGATGATAAATTGCAAGATGGCACAGAATGTGCTTTTCAg tgTGCGCTTTTATATACAAGTGTATATGGGCAACGAAGAATACGAGTATCCACCTTATCTTTACCATGTACAACCATGCTCAGTAATCTTTTCCGCTCTGCTGACCTGGACACCCAATTTTCATGTTTTTTAAAACAAG CTGCAATTGAAATCCCTTCAAGCCCATTAGTGCAAGTAAGGGAGCAAGTGACAAATCTTTGCATCAACATTCTTCATTCTTATCGCAAATTTTGTGCCACCGTGTCATCGTCAGGACAGCTCATACTTCCAGAAGCACTCAAGCTTTTGCCTCTGTACACTCTCG CTTTGATTAAAAGTATTGGGTTGCGAAGTGATGGGCGTATTGATGAGAGATCGTTTTGGATTAATTATGTTCTTCCTTTGTCTACTCAATTGGCAATCCCTCTTGTGTACCCAAGGATGATAAGCATCCATGACCTTAATTCAAAG GAAACAGATGGATGTGTGATTCCTCATGCGATTCCCCTGTGTAGTGAACATGTGAGTGATGATGGAATCTATCTTCTTGAAAATGGTGAAGATTGTTTAGTTTATATTGGAAACTCTGTAGATCCTGATATAATTCGCAAACTCTTTGGCGTTTCTTCGCTTGATGAAATTCCTACCCAG TTTGTGTTACAACAGTATGGTAATCCTTTGTCAAAGAAGCTAAATGAGGTTATAAATGAAATAAGAAGCCAAAGATGTAACTACCTTCG CATGAAATTATGCAAGAAAGGAGATCAATCAG GAATGTTGTTCTTTTCGTATATGGTGGAAGACAAGTCTCCAAATGGTCTATCATATGTTGAGTTTCTTGTGCATGTTCATCGACAAATTCAAAGCAAAATGAATTGA
- the LOC111906001 gene encoding uncharacterized protein LOC111906001, with protein MSPLLDDMYNGTSPESSFQVAETSYRNGYYLVDVIYPECACFVKSLSCPNDCKRLKFKRAQERVRKDVERAFRALKKRWHILKYPAPYMEEKKMRDVMYTCIILHNMTLEDEGNAICEYDGNEIVPPTQAFVVGSTEYMLRRALVHDVESHHVFRRDLMEHIWNVDHIDLKVEPFDDLVGQFSDEDVL; from the coding sequence ATGTCTCCGTTACTTGACGACATGTATAACGGGACTTCACCCGAATCATCTTTTCAAGTAGCTGAAACATCATATAGGAATGGTTATTATCTTGTGGATGTGATCTATCCGGAGTGTGCTTGTTTTGTGAAGTCATTGTCTTGTCCAAATGATTGTAAAAGGTTGAAGTTTAAGAGAGCTCAAGAGCGGGTGAGAAAGGATGTTGAACGAGCATTTAGAGCTTTGAAAAAACGTTGGCATATTCTTAAATATCCCGCACCATATATGGAGGAGAAGAAAATGAGAGATGTGATGTATACTtgtatcatattgcataatatgacTCTTGAAGACGAAGGAAATGCAATATGTGAGTATGACGGAAACGAGATCGTTCCACCGACACAAGCCTTTGTGGTTGGAAGCACGGAGTATATGTTGAGGAGGGCACTAGTTCATGATGTTGAGTCGCATCATGTTTTTCGTAGGGACTTGATGGAACATATTTGGAATGTTGACCACATCGATCTTAAAGTGGAACCGTTCGACGATTTAGTAGGTCAATTTTCTGATGAAGATGTCCTTTAA
- the LOC111905598 gene encoding WD-40 repeat-containing protein MSI4 — protein MEEASSPLSQPKKRGRPKGSKKVIAEEREISSPKMRDRATAAGNKKAAVVDDKYNNWKFVVPILYDWLANHNLVWPSLSCRWGPLLEQSKNKSRQRLYLSEQTDGSVPNTLVIATCDVVKPKVAAAEHISQFNEETRSPFVKKYKTIIHPGEVNRIRELPQNKNIVATHTDCPEVLIWDIEAQPNRHALLGAAVSHADLVLTGHADNAEFALSMCPTEPYVLSGGKDKLVVLWSIHDHISTLVGESNTTNSSGSIVKTSDNASLGPRGIFEGHTDTVEDVQFCPTSTQEFCSVGDDSCLILWDARVGTNPITKVEKAHNADVHCVDWSPHDANYILTGSADHSVCMFDRRNLVSDGVGSPVHKFEEHKAPVLCVQWCPDKPSVFGSSAEDGCVNIWDYEQVGQKIERGTRSANYAQGLFFKHCGHRDKVVDFHWNAYDPWTVVSVSDDVECSSGGGTLQIWRMSDLIYRPRDEVLSELEAFKAHVASCGPRASS, from the exons ATGGAAGAAGCTTCGTCGCCATTGTCGCAACCTAAAAAGAGAGGAAGGCCGAAGGGCTCCAAGAAGGTCATCGCTGAAGAAAGAGAAATTTCAAGTCCTAAGATGAGAGACAGAGCTACAGCTGCCGGAAACAAAAAGGCCGCCGTTGTCGACGATAAGTACAATAACTGGAAGTTTGTAGTCCCCATTCTGTATGACTGGCTTGCTAATCACAACCTCGTTTGGCCTTCTCTCTCTTGCCG ATGGGGTCCGCTGCTGGAACAATCGAAGAACAAGAGTAGGCAGAGGTTGTATCTTTCGGAACAG ACTGATGGCAGTGTTCCAAATACACTAGTAATAGCAACATGTGATGTAGTGAAGCCAAAAGTTGCTGCAGCAGAACACATATCTCAG TTCAATGAAGAAACTCGCTCTCCATTTGTAAAAAAGTACAAAACCATCATTCATCCTGGAGAG GTGAACAGAATTCGGGAACTTCCACAAAACAAGAACATTGTTGCTACACATACAGATTGCCCAGAG GTCCTCATTTGGGATATTGAAGCACAACCTAATCGTCATGCTCTTCTTGGAGCTGCTGTATCTCATGCTGATTTG GTGCTTACAGGACATGCAGATAATGCAGAATTTGCTCTTTCAATGTGTCCAACTGAACCTTATGTACTCTCTGGAG gAAAGGATAAACTAGTTGTTTTATGGAGTATTCATGATCATATATCAACATTGGTTGGAGAATCAAACACAACCAATTCTTCAGGGTCAATTGTGAAAACTTCTGATAATGCTTCTCTTGGCCCACGTGGGATCTTTGAAGGGCATACAGATACAGTTGAAGATGTCCAGTTTTGTCCCACAAG TACACAGGAATTCTGTAGTGTTGGAGATGATTCTTGCTTGATACTTTGGGATGCAAGAGTTGGAACAAATCCAATCACAaag GTTGAAAAAGCACATAATGCTGATGTTCATTGCGTTGATTGGAGTCCTCATGATGCAAACTATATTCTAACAGg GTCAGCTGACCATTCTGTTTGTATGTTTGACCGGAGGAATTTGGTTTCTGATGGAGTTGGATCTCCTGTTCATAAATTTGAAGAACACAAAGCTCCTGTTCTTTGTGTTCAG TGGTGTCCAGACAAGCCTTCTGTGTTTGGGAGTTCAGCTGAGGATGGTTGTGTTAATATTTGGGATTATGAACAG gttggacAAAAGATAGAACGCGGAACAAGATCTGCAAACTATGCTCAAGGGTTGTTCTTTAAACACTGCGGACAcag GGACAAAGTGGTGGACTTTCATTGGAATGCTTATGATCCATGGACTGTTGTGAGTGTATCGGATGATGTTGAATGCTCAAGTGGTGGTGGGACCCTTCAg ATATGGCGCATGAGTGATTTGATATACAGACCAAGGGATGAAGTGTTGAGTGAGTTAGAGGCTTTTAAGGCTCATGTTGCTAGTTGTGGTCCAAGGGCATCATCATAG